One window of Caldisericum exile AZM16c01 genomic DNA carries:
- a CDS encoding amino acid ABC transporter permease produces the protein MIFDISVLNPSNLLYVLKGIFWTLFLTFVSIGLGLVLGSVLAFGEVYLPPPFSYIFRIIGEILRGIPLMLLFLILYFGFNLGMALSAILGLGLRSASYQGQIFRSSLEAISAGQMHAGLSLGMTKFQVFKEILVPQALRIMIPGWTNEFITVLKDTSIAFVLGVMDIMTRADFIARSVGRYLEIYIFIALIYFVLVKISMSSLNNLYEKIRIPGLGEKR, from the coding sequence ATGATTTTTGATATAAGTGTACTAAACCCTTCAAACTTACTTTACGTTTTAAAAGGAATTTTTTGGACACTTTTTCTTACATTTGTTAGCATTGGTTTAGGGCTTGTTTTAGGAAGCGTGCTTGCATTTGGGGAGGTGTATTTGCCTCCCCCATTTTCTTATATTTTTAGAATTATTGGCGAAATACTTCGAGGGATTCCTTTAATGCTTTTATTTTTAATCCTCTACTTTGGATTTAACCTTGGAATGGCACTTTCCGCAATTTTAGGGCTTGGTTTAAGAAGTGCCTCATACCAGGGGCAAATTTTTAGGAGTTCCCTTGAAGCAATAAGTGCAGGGCAAATGCATGCAGGTCTTTCCTTGGGCATGACTAAATTCCAAGTATTCAAGGAAATTTTAGTGCCGCAGGCATTGAGAATAATGATTCCTGGCTGGACTAATGAGTTTATAACGGTCCTTAAAGATACGTCAATTGCATTTGTGCTCGGAGTAATGGATATAATGACAAGAGCAGATTTCATTGCACGATCAGTGGGAAGGTATCTTGAAATTTACATCTTTATAGCACTTATATATTTTGTCCTTGTAAAAATCTCTATGAGTAGTTTAAACAATTTATATGAGAAAATTCGAATTCCAGGTTTGGGAGAAAAACGATGA
- a CDS encoding RNA polymerase sigma factor encodes MNESELIESLKKGDRTAKEILVRSTQDFLFNSVMQVCHDKELAEDVVVDTYLAAFKYIKNFKGESSIKTWLYRIARNILYKHYNKFKNIELRDDLVTFKNGEEKILDYETKELLYQAMEKIDPEDREIITLVDVEGLSYEDVSEILGVPLGTVKSRLYRARDKLRNILKDLGYF; translated from the coding sequence ATGAATGAGAGTGAGTTAATTGAAAGTCTTAAAAAAGGAGACAGGACTGCAAAAGAAATCCTTGTAAGGTCCACACAGGACTTTTTATTTAATTCAGTAATGCAGGTGTGCCACGATAAGGAACTTGCAGAGGATGTTGTCGTTGATACGTATTTAGCAGCCTTTAAATATATAAAGAATTTTAAAGGAGAATCTTCAATAAAAACGTGGCTTTATCGCATTGCAAGAAACATTCTTTACAAGCATTACAATAAATTCAAGAACATAGAGTTGAGAGACGACTTGGTGACATTTAAAAATGGAGAGGAAAAAATATTGGATTACGAAACAAAGGAGTTATTATACCAAGCAATGGAAAAAATTGACCCTGAGGACAGAGAAATTATAACCTTGGTTGATGTTGAAGGGCTTTCCTATGAAGATGTTTCTGAAATTTTAGGTGTGCCTTTGGGAACCGTAAAATCACGGCTATATAGAGCAAGGGATAAATTACGGAATATTTTGAAGGATTTGGGGTATTTTTAA
- a CDS encoding amino acid ABC transporter permease, with the protein MNSLEAVLTRYKDFWIVGLKYTMWITVASILIGIVLGLLFAIMRIYGNRFFKAIAVAYIDLIRGTPMIVQLFILYYGLGSTGIVKFTPLQAAIIGMGLNSGAYQAEYFRTAFLAIPTGQTEAALSLGMTRVQLIFNILLPQVIRIVLPSWTNELIALTQYSSLAMVLTVMELTAVSKYVGSKTFLYIQAFSVAGVIYLFVSVVLTRLMVYFENRLSIPGVSAQKLRI; encoded by the coding sequence ATGAATAGTCTTGAAGCTGTTTTAACAAGATATAAAGATTTCTGGATAGTGGGGTTAAAGTATACTATGTGGATTACCGTTGCATCGATTCTTATAGGGATTGTACTTGGTCTACTTTTTGCCATCATGCGTATCTATGGAAACAGATTTTTTAAGGCGATTGCCGTTGCCTATATCGATCTTATAAGAGGAACACCAATGATTGTTCAGTTATTTATTCTCTACTATGGCCTTGGTTCAACCGGAATTGTAAAATTTACGCCATTGCAGGCAGCAATCATAGGTATGGGGCTTAATAGTGGCGCATATCAAGCCGAATATTTTAGGACAGCATTTCTTGCAATACCAACAGGTCAGACTGAAGCAGCACTTTCTTTAGGTATGACAAGAGTGCAACTCATATTTAATATACTTCTTCCACAGGTTATTCGAATTGTTCTTCCATCTTGGACAAATGAACTTATTGCACTTACGCAATATTCAAGTCTTGCGATGGTTTTAACTGTTATGGAACTTACCGCAGTTTCGAAATATGTTGGAAGCAAGACTTTTCTTTATATTCAAGCATTCTCGGTTGCAGGAGTAATATATCTTTTTGTATCCGTTGTTCTTACAAGGTTAATGGTTTATTTTGAGAATAGACTTTCGATTCCTGGTGTTTCAGCGCAGAAATTAAGAATTTAA
- a CDS encoding basic amino acid ABC transporter substrate-binding protein, producing the protein MKKVLIIFVVVLLFLPLFSGCAKKESILKVGTSADYPPFEYVDEKTKEFVGFDLDLMRLLGKKMGYDKVEIVNMDFDTIIPSLQTDKIDVGAACITITNERLQQADAVPYLSTGQSILVKKDSPFTPKTFEDLSNHKIGVQKGTTGEEAIDKAVTDGKIKNADIRRYTSVVLAITDLQNGNIDAVVIDTPVATYYSTKQDFKVTGELVSEEAGLFVKKGNTELKSKLEKALSEIKGTQEWVDLINKYFGGQ; encoded by the coding sequence ATGAAGAAAGTATTAATTATTTTTGTGGTAGTTTTGCTTTTCCTTCCGCTTTTTTCAGGTTGCGCAAAAAAGGAGAGTATTCTTAAGGTTGGAACTTCCGCAGATTATCCACCTTTTGAGTATGTTGACGAGAAAACAAAGGAGTTTGTTGGGTTTGACCTGGACCTTATGAGGCTTTTGGGAAAGAAGATGGGTTATGATAAGGTTGAAATCGTTAATATGGATTTTGACACAATCATCCCTTCCCTTCAAACTGATAAGATTGATGTAGGTGCTGCATGCATAACAATTACTAATGAAAGACTTCAACAAGCAGATGCAGTGCCGTATCTTTCAACAGGGCAATCAATCCTTGTTAAAAAAGACTCGCCATTTACACCTAAAACTTTTGAAGATTTAAGCAACCACAAAATTGGCGTTCAAAAAGGTACAACAGGAGAAGAAGCAATTGACAAGGCAGTTACAGATGGCAAAATCAAAAACGCAGATATAAGAAGATATACCTCTGTTGTTCTTGCAATTACCGATTTGCAGAATGGGAATATTGATGCAGTTGTTATTGATACACCTGTTGCAACATATTATTCAACAAAGCAAGACTTTAAGGTAACAGGCGAACTTGTCTCAGAAGAGGCTGGGCTTTTCGTAAAGAAAGGTAATACTGAACTTAAATCAAAACTTGAAAAAGCACTCTCTGAGATTAAGGGAACACAAGAATGGGTTGACCTTATTAACAAATACTTTGGTGGACAGTAA
- the tyrS gene encoding tyrosine--tRNA ligase has protein sequence MDAFEKIKRKTVEIINEEELKERLASGKKLRVKLGADPTAPDLHLGHYVVLRKLKDFQELGHQVVFIIGDFTGLVGDPSGRSKTRPPLSKEQIQENAKTYFEQVFKVLDKDKTEVRFNSEWLSKITFEDWFRLCANFTLARILERDDFQKRFSQDIPIFFHELFYPIMQAYDSYAIDADVELGGTDQKFNLIMGRHLLEAKGKQPQIAIIMPILRGLDGVQKMSKSLGNYVGITEDPKTMFGKIMSIPDELISEYYFLILDVDEDKAKEIEESIKEGHVNPRDLKLELAKGIVKIFHGADEAEKAYDNFIKVFSKRELPDEMPELHIEEFVEDGVVDIVNLLVSLNILPTKSEVKRLIEQGGLKLNEEKVSSFKVKVNSGDILRVGKKQFYKLVF, from the coding sequence ATGGATGCGTTTGAAAAAATAAAAAGAAAAACAGTCGAGATAATAAATGAAGAGGAATTAAAAGAGCGCCTTGCAAGCGGCAAAAAATTACGTGTGAAATTGGGTGCAGATCCAACAGCACCTGATTTACACCTTGGCCACTATGTTGTGCTTCGAAAATTAAAGGATTTCCAGGAATTAGGGCACCAAGTTGTCTTCATTATTGGTGACTTTACGGGGCTTGTTGGCGATCCTTCAGGGCGTTCGAAAACGCGCCCTCCACTTTCAAAGGAGCAAATTCAAGAGAATGCAAAAACTTATTTTGAACAAGTTTTTAAAGTGCTTGATAAGGATAAAACAGAAGTCCGCTTTAACTCAGAATGGCTTTCAAAGATAACTTTTGAGGATTGGTTTAGACTTTGTGCAAACTTCACTCTTGCACGTATCCTTGAGCGTGATGACTTCCAAAAGCGCTTTTCACAAGATATTCCAATATTCTTCCATGAGCTTTTCTATCCCATAATGCAAGCGTATGATTCTTATGCAATTGATGCAGATGTTGAACTTGGCGGAACCGATCAAAAGTTTAATCTTATCATGGGAAGGCACCTGCTTGAAGCAAAAGGTAAACAACCTCAAATTGCGATCATTATGCCAATTTTACGTGGGCTTGATGGTGTTCAAAAAATGAGCAAAAGCCTTGGAAATTATGTTGGCATAACAGAAGACCCCAAAACGATGTTTGGAAAAATTATGTCAATTCCCGATGAGCTTATTTCAGAATACTATTTCCTTATCCTTGATGTTGATGAAGACAAAGCAAAAGAAATTGAAGAGAGCATAAAAGAAGGGCATGTAAACCCAAGAGACCTTAAACTTGAACTTGCAAAAGGTATTGTTAAAATCTTCCACGGGGCAGATGAGGCAGAGAAGGCATACGATAACTTCATAAAAGTCTTTAGCAAAAGAGAATTGCCCGATGAAATGCCTGAACTTCACATTGAAGAGTTTGTTGAAGATGGGGTTGTTGATATTGTAAATCTCCTTGTAAGCCTCAATATCCTTCCAACAAAATCAGAAGTTAAGAGGCTTATTGAACAAGGTGGGTTAAAATTAAATGAGGAAAAAGTTTCCAGTTTTAAGGTTAAGGTAAATTCGGGAGATATTTTAAGGGTTGGGAAAAAACAATTCTATAAACTTGTATTCTAA
- a CDS encoding glycerol-3-phosphate acyltransferase, producing the protein MKILFSFLVAYIFGSFPSAYIITKLKKGIDIREIGTKNMGTGNVFHHVGKIEGLTVLFLDILKGSIPIIIAIYIFKLPYYVAAISGIFAVLGHVFPIFLKFRGGRGAATTLGVTLTIIFSYLELKSLYVFIPILIIYLTLITMTKSQVISLFFLFPVYPFLIFLATNDLKLFLVNIVFTIMVEFFGFPNFKREFNNLITSKRGSL; encoded by the coding sequence ATGAAAATTTTATTCAGTTTTTTAGTTGCATATATATTCGGCTCATTTCCATCTGCATACATTATTACGAAACTGAAAAAGGGGATCGATATTCGTGAAATTGGCACCAAAAATATGGGAACAGGCAATGTATTTCACCATGTAGGAAAAATTGAAGGACTTACAGTTCTTTTCTTGGACATTCTTAAAGGAAGCATACCAATTATCATTGCAATTTATATTTTCAAACTTCCTTATTATGTTGCCGCTATCTCTGGAATATTTGCAGTTTTAGGGCATGTGTTTCCCATCTTTCTTAAGTTTAGAGGTGGAAGGGGGGCTGCAACAACATTGGGCGTTACCCTTACCATCATTTTCTCTTATCTTGAATTAAAAAGCCTTTATGTATTTATACCAATCCTCATAATCTACCTTACACTTATCACAATGACAAAATCTCAGGTTATAAGTCTATTTTTCCTGTTTCCCGTGTATCCGTTTTTGATATTTTTGGCAACAAACGACTTGAAACTATTTCTTGTAAATATTGTCTTTACAATAATGGTTGAATTTTTTGGATTTCCAAACTTTAAAAGAGAATTTAATAACCTTATTACTTCGAAAAGAGGTTCATTATGA
- a CDS encoding D-alanine--D-alanine ligase family protein, producing MKVGITFNLRKTFSERDSVFDSPKTIEDVKLALTSLGHRVKLYEADSETLFYILKIDRPQIVFNMAEGRFGVFGESFVPALLDELKIPYTGSGVQGTLVAVNKVFTKLILQSIGISVPKLYQVVNSLKEEITPIDKFPVIVKPVFEGASIGIKSKSICYSQEEVDKAVLKLKERLGNRPVMIEEFIDGVEVTVGVIGNFPPKSLPPMEIDFSPLNKRELNATNGIQTFTFKTNYSEKANYYLPARFPPEVNTHIQKMAVKAFEILGLRDIARFDVRVDKDFTPYFIEVNAIVGLEKEHSDFPRMYKMLGYDYNDLIKDILNSALERVKNNMRVTY from the coding sequence ATGAAAGTTGGAATAACTTTTAACTTAAGGAAAACATTTTCTGAGAGGGATTCCGTTTTCGATAGCCCCAAGACTATTGAAGACGTAAAGTTAGCGCTTACATCCTTAGGACATCGGGTTAAACTCTACGAAGCAGATTCTGAAACGCTTTTTTATATTCTAAAAATAGATCGACCTCAAATTGTCTTTAATATGGCAGAAGGGCGATTCGGTGTTTTTGGTGAGTCCTTTGTACCTGCACTTCTTGATGAATTAAAAATACCATACACAGGTTCAGGCGTTCAAGGTACACTTGTTGCTGTAAACAAGGTGTTTACAAAACTAATTCTTCAAAGTATCGGAATAAGTGTTCCAAAACTCTACCAGGTTGTAAACTCTTTAAAAGAAGAAATTACCCCTATTGACAAATTCCCCGTTATCGTGAAACCTGTTTTTGAGGGTGCAAGTATTGGCATCAAATCGAAGTCAATTTGTTATTCTCAAGAAGAGGTTGATAAAGCTGTCTTAAAACTCAAAGAGCGACTTGGAAATCGCCCAGTTATGATTGAAGAATTTATTGATGGAGTTGAGGTAACCGTAGGAGTTATTGGAAATTTTCCTCCAAAGTCACTTCCGCCAATGGAGATCGACTTTTCGCCACTAAATAAACGTGAACTAAATGCAACAAATGGTATTCAAACATTTACCTTCAAAACCAACTATTCCGAAAAGGCAAATTATTACTTGCCAGCAAGGTTTCCCCCTGAGGTGAATACTCATATACAAAAAATGGCAGTAAAGGCTTTTGAAATTCTGGGATTAAGAGATATTGCCCGATTTGATGTAAGGGTTGACAAAGATTTCACACCGTATTTTATTGAAGTAAATGCAATTGTTGGACTTGAGAAAGAACACTCAGATTTTCCAAGAATGTATAAAATGCTTGGTTATGATTATAACGATCTTATAAAGGATATCCTCAACAGTGCCTTGGAGCGAGTAAAGAATAATATGAGAGTTACTTATTAA
- a CDS encoding amino acid ABC transporter ATP-binding protein, producing MKEVLRVENLRKSYHKNEVLKGVSFSINEGETKVIIGPSGGGKSTLLYCINHLQKPDSGEIYLDSELITPKNIYEARKKIGFVFQYFNLFMHLTALDNVMIGLTKVKKLPKDEALKIAKNSLLLVGIKEDLWSHYPAQLSGGQQQRVAIARAIAMSPRIVLFDEPTSALDVELIGEVLQAMKTLRDKGMTMLIVTHELEFARNVAHEIMFLESGVIVEKGPPKEIIENPKSERLKKFLSKIAKGEE from the coding sequence ATGAAAGAAGTTTTACGGGTGGAAAATTTAAGGAAGTCTTATCACAAAAATGAAGTTTTAAAAGGAGTGAGTTTTTCAATAAACGAAGGAGAAACAAAGGTTATCATAGGACCAAGTGGGGGAGGTAAGAGTACACTACTCTACTGTATAAACCATTTGCAAAAGCCTGACTCGGGCGAAATCTATCTTGACTCAGAGTTAATAACTCCAAAAAATATATATGAAGCAAGAAAAAAGATAGGTTTTGTCTTTCAGTATTTTAATCTTTTTATGCATCTTACGGCACTTGATAATGTAATGATTGGTCTTACGAAGGTGAAAAAACTTCCCAAAGATGAGGCTCTGAAAATTGCTAAGAATTCGCTTCTTTTGGTTGGCATAAAAGAGGATCTTTGGAGCCACTATCCTGCACAACTTTCCGGAGGACAACAACAAAGGGTTGCAATCGCACGGGCAATTGCAATGTCTCCTCGCATTGTTCTATTTGATGAGCCAACATCAGCACTCGATGTGGAACTTATAGGAGAAGTTTTGCAGGCAATGAAAACACTTAGAGATAAAGGAATGACAATGCTTATCGTAACACATGAACTTGAATTTGCAAGAAATGTTGCGCATGAAATTATGTTTCTTGAATCAGGTGTTATCGTAGAAAAAGGTCCACCAAAGGAAATTATTGAAAATCCAAAATCTGAAAGGCTCAAAAAGTTTTTGAGTAAAATTGCAAAAGGTGAAGAATGA
- a CDS encoding MFS transporter: MGKNNSINLYSKENVYTSIFGNPNFWAAILITVTAVLGISSLSSALPKIAEYFKVDDASVGLILFFFTLPGIVFSPILGFFSDKVGRKIILLIALFIFGLGALGFFVNDFKTLLFIRFIQGIGASTLLSLNVAILGDTFEGRNLKFALGINGVITSIALTVFPILGGILSDKDARSPFLLSTFSFLSLILIIFLLNENKQNTKNSDSQTSLKNAFKTNLIFVFLGTICTFIVLYGAYLNYFSFLTKYRFEMSGTLTGVFIGISSFISAIVSYKIERITEFFSDEIIYVIGFVFYAISMILFEISKNYAFLTLGAISFGAAQGINITLTPQLINKFTDERLRGFTMTVNGSMVNLGQTIGPLIFSYAYRFAKLNGVFILGFLVSLLGVLLTTKLTTSKTLSS; encoded by the coding sequence TTGGGAAAAAACAATTCTATAAACTTGTATTCTAAAGAAAATGTCTACACTTCTATTTTTGGAAACCCGAATTTTTGGGCTGCGATTCTTATTACTGTAACAGCAGTTTTAGGTATATCAAGTCTATCGTCTGCCTTGCCAAAAATTGCAGAGTATTTTAAGGTTGACGATGCTTCCGTTGGACTTATACTTTTCTTTTTTACGCTTCCTGGCATTGTGTTTTCACCAATTTTGGGTTTTTTCTCTGATAAAGTTGGGAGAAAAATCATTCTTTTAATTGCGTTGTTTATTTTTGGGCTTGGTGCGTTAGGCTTTTTTGTAAATGATTTTAAGACGCTTCTTTTCATTCGTTTTATTCAGGGAATTGGAGCATCAACCTTGCTTTCCCTTAATGTTGCAATCCTTGGGGATACATTTGAGGGGCGGAATCTCAAATTTGCACTTGGCATAAATGGAGTTATAACATCTATTGCGTTAACTGTCTTTCCAATTTTAGGTGGAATACTTTCAGATAAGGATGCAAGGAGCCCATTTTTACTTTCCACATTCTCCTTTTTATCATTAATTCTCATTATTTTCCTTCTTAATGAAAACAAACAAAATACCAAAAATAGCGATTCACAAACTTCTTTAAAAAATGCATTTAAAACAAACCTTATCTTTGTATTTTTAGGGACAATCTGCACGTTTATTGTGCTTTATGGAGCGTATCTAAACTATTTTTCGTTCCTTACAAAATACAGATTTGAAATGTCTGGAACCCTTACAGGTGTTTTCATTGGAATTTCTTCATTTATTTCCGCTATTGTTTCCTATAAAATCGAGCGCATCACAGAATTTTTTAGTGATGAGATTATTTATGTAATTGGCTTTGTTTTCTATGCGATTTCCATGATTCTTTTTGAGATTTCAAAAAATTATGCATTTCTTACACTTGGTGCAATTTCATTTGGGGCAGCACAGGGTATTAACATCACCCTTACACCTCAACTTATAAACAAATTTACAGATGAGAGATTAAGAGGCTTTACAATGACTGTTAACGGGTCAATGGTGAATTTGGGACAGACTATTGGCCCACTTATATTTAGTTATGCCTATAGATTTGCAAAACTAAATGGCGTATTTATCCTTGGGTTTCTTGTGTCGCTTTTAGGTGTACTGTTAACAACAAAACTTACTACTTCAAAGACTTTAAGTTCTTAG
- a CDS encoding amidohydrolase, whose product MKIKAKGVYLDGRILKDYGLYVIGNYIKEILPNSEIGNDPDTTSLDGFVYPAFIESHAHIGEIANTLGHINGENMSFEDIVLTVSGRDVSFIFNVNFNKLTKEQFKYLFTLNKKIYMQSKDEHSTFVSKKFLKSASINYELIDKDSLEFLNDEFIGIFKDSAINHVKHLKEIKIDDHILSQVEEYFLSRGIVTVTNFDFYMKDYLKDRIIRVVQGIQKEYLDEAIKEGIKTGLGDNNFIYGPLKIFLDGSLGSQTAKMLNDFPFKGLLLMEELEFEEIVKRANENGIFVAVHAIGSEAVHIALRVFSKYKNLTCMNRIEHLQFIDPNDLFLLKETPFIPSMQPIHAKGDVELYKKYMEGFHYAYAFNTVLNAKGFLIFGSDAPVEDASIFEGINASVKHPIIESESIPHNKALKAYTEWGGAYNYVPNRGSISKGKLADFVILKNEISEDNLLTNEIVAVFRGGDIVWTK is encoded by the coding sequence ATGAAAATAAAAGCAAAAGGAGTTTATTTAGATGGAAGGATTTTGAAAGACTACGGATTGTATGTTATAGGCAACTACATAAAGGAAATTTTACCGAATAGCGAGATTGGTAATGACCCTGATACAACTTCTTTGGACGGTTTTGTTTACCCTGCATTTATCGAATCGCATGCGCATATTGGCGAAATAGCAAATACACTTGGACATATAAATGGTGAAAATATGTCGTTTGAAGATATTGTTTTAACAGTTTCAGGTCGTGATGTATCATTCATATTCAACGTTAACTTCAATAAACTTACAAAAGAGCAATTCAAATATCTATTTACACTCAACAAAAAAATTTATATGCAAAGTAAGGACGAACACTCTACATTCGTGTCAAAGAAATTTCTAAAGAGCGCTTCTATTAATTACGAGTTAATTGATAAAGACTCGCTTGAATTTCTTAACGATGAATTTATTGGTATTTTCAAGGATAGTGCTATAAACCATGTAAAACATCTAAAAGAAATTAAGATCGATGACCATATACTATCACAGGTTGAGGAATATTTCCTTTCGCGTGGAATTGTAACTGTCACAAACTTTGATTTTTATATGAAAGACTACCTAAAGGATAGAATTATTAGGGTAGTGCAAGGCATTCAAAAAGAGTACCTTGATGAAGCAATAAAAGAGGGCATAAAAACTGGACTTGGTGATAACAATTTTATTTATGGACCGTTAAAAATATTTCTAGACGGATCCCTTGGCTCACAAACCGCAAAGATGCTTAATGATTTTCCATTTAAAGGACTCCTTCTTATGGAGGAGTTAGAATTTGAAGAAATTGTAAAGAGAGCAAATGAAAATGGAATTTTCGTTGCAGTTCATGCAATTGGAAGTGAGGCGGTACACATTGCCTTAAGGGTGTTTAGCAAATACAAAAATTTGACTTGTATGAATCGTATTGAGCATCTGCAGTTCATTGATCCTAATGACTTGTTCCTTTTGAAAGAAACACCATTTATTCCGTCGATGCAGCCAATTCATGCAAAAGGAGACGTTGAATTATATAAAAAATATATGGAAGGTTTTCACTATGCATACGCATTTAATACAGTTCTTAATGCAAAGGGATTCTTAATTTTTGGCTCCGATGCACCTGTTGAAGATGCTTCAATTTTTGAAGGTATAAATGCATCAGTAAAACATCCAATTATTGAAAGTGAAAGCATTCCACACAACAAGGCTTTAAAGGCATACACAGAGTGGGGAGGAGCATACAATTATGTTCCAAACAGAGGAAGTATTTCAAAAGGAAAACTTGCCGACTTTGTAATTTTGAAAAATGAAATTTCTGAGGATAATTTATTAACAAATGAAATAGTAGCAGTTTTTAGGGGAGGGGACATTGTATGGACGAAATAG
- a CDS encoding GerMN domain-containing protein: MKKKDTGKLISLFLLVLFVVGLTGGLIYLRTKEAETSSVNVYFYDPIPKELVPVKENFSGSVESIAKQVFETLKSPQLLTYFPTIPKELSLDFAKFQDGTLTINIVTNGAKKTVKEEYIAFLSLANSLKSIKGVNSLKILVDSKESNVFLRYVNINETLSHLTSSLPKFRTVYLYFLTPDLNYQAVEKREILDSDKGEVLAMEILNELSYGSKIGLVSLLKPEYVKSIELKSGGLAIVNFSNIINELSLGSSTSNLFVLTIVNSLTNIGDIRKVSFEIDGNKVDTLFGAVDVSMPIARFNALPNMSFMILYYVSFINENPVYIPVAIPTKTINLTKVFEELKKPKNNLQTYLSDIDITKIEVKNYTLKISLTSKRVLSADEIDYIKNQVFLTAMEIPNINTLDLTIGEEGFLLTR; encoded by the coding sequence ATGAAGAAAAAAGATACCGGTAAATTAATCAGTTTATTTTTACTTGTATTGTTTGTTGTTGGATTAACGGGGGGACTAATTTACCTTAGGACGAAAGAAGCGGAAACCTCTTCTGTGAATGTATACTTCTATGACCCTATTCCAAAAGAACTTGTTCCCGTGAAAGAAAATTTCTCAGGATCCGTTGAAAGTATTGCAAAACAAGTTTTTGAAACTTTGAAATCTCCGCAACTTTTGACATATTTTCCCACAATACCAAAGGAACTTTCTTTGGATTTTGCAAAATTTCAAGATGGCACGCTTACAATTAACATTGTTACAAATGGAGCAAAGAAAACAGTAAAAGAAGAGTACATAGCATTTTTAAGTCTTGCAAACTCTCTTAAATCAATAAAAGGAGTAAATAGCCTAAAAATTCTTGTGGATTCAAAAGAAAGTAATGTTTTTTTACGATATGTAAATATAAATGAAACTTTATCACACCTTACTTCTTCACTTCCAAAATTTAGGACAGTATATCTATACTTCCTCACGCCTGATTTAAATTACCAGGCTGTTGAGAAAAGAGAAATTCTTGATTCGGATAAAGGAGAGGTGCTTGCAATGGAGATTCTTAACGAACTCTCATATGGCTCGAAAATTGGACTTGTAAGTTTATTGAAACCTGAATATGTTAAAAGCATTGAGCTAAAGTCAGGTGGACTTGCCATTGTAAACTTTTCAAATATTATTAATGAATTGTCTTTGGGTAGTTCTACTTCAAATCTCTTTGTGCTAACTATTGTAAATTCCTTAACAAATATTGGGGATATAAGAAAGGTTTCGTTTGAAATAGACGGAAATAAAGTTGATACACTTTTTGGCGCAGTAGATGTAAGTATGCCGATTGCAAGGTTCAATGCATTGCCGAACATGTCTTTTATGATTCTATATTATGTATCGTTCATAAATGAAAATCCTGTTTACATTCCTGTTGCGATACCAACAAAAACAATTAACCTAACAAAAGTGTTTGAAGAATTAAAAAAACCAAAGAACAATTTGCAGACATATCTAAGCGATATAGATATCACAAAAATTGAGGTAAAAAATTACACTCTAAAAATTTCGCTTACCTCAAAAAGAGTTTTGTCCGCAGATGAAATTGATTACATTAAAAATCAGGTATTCTTAACTGCAATGGAAATTCCGAACATCAATACCCTCGATTTAACAATAGGAGAGGAGGGATTTTTGCTTACAAGATGA
- a CDS encoding Fur family transcriptional regulator encodes MMKESVELILRKNGLKATKPRVEIYKYLKNTYSHPTVEEIFKNVKPTMKKISYATVYNVLNDFLEKGLVKEVSTSEDAKRYDGHTEPHIHLICRVCGKIEDLDIDLTSIKKAIEKTGFTVEEISLNVYGICKDCRKKAHN; translated from the coding sequence ATGATGAAAGAAAGTGTTGAATTAATTTTAAGGAAAAATGGGCTTAAGGCGACAAAGCCGAGAGTAGAAATTTACAAGTATCTAAAAAACACGTATTCCCACCCTACTGTTGAAGAAATCTTTAAAAATGTAAAGCCTACAATGAAGAAAATAAGTTATGCAACAGTTTACAATGTACTTAACGATTTTCTTGAAAAGGGACTTGTAAAGGAAGTGTCTACCTCGGAAGATGCAAAAAGGTACGACGGCCATACTGAGCCTCACATTCACTTAATTTGTAGAGTGTGTGGCAAAATTGAAGACTTGGATATCGATCTAACAAGTATTAAGAAAGCCATAGAGAAAACAGGCTTTACGGTAGAAGAAATTTCCTTAAACGTCTACGGCATCTGTAAAGATTGTAGAAAAAAAGCCCATAATTAA